From Streptomyces qinzhouensis, one genomic window encodes:
- the ilvN gene encoding acetolactate synthase small subunit yields MSTKHTLSVLVENTPGILARIAALFSRRGFNIDSLAVGVTEHPDISRITIVVGVEDLPLEQVTKQLNKLVNVLKIVELEPSAAIQRELVLVKVRADNETRSQIVEIVQLFRAKTVDVAPEAVTIEATGGSDKLEAMLRMLEPFGIKELVQSGTIAIGRGARSITDRSLRALDRTA; encoded by the coding sequence CCTGGTGGAGAACACCCCGGGCATCCTCGCCCGGATCGCCGCCCTCTTCTCCCGCCGCGGCTTCAATATCGACTCCCTCGCCGTCGGGGTGACGGAGCACCCCGACATCTCCCGCATCACCATCGTGGTCGGGGTCGAGGACCTCCCGCTGGAGCAGGTCACCAAGCAGCTCAACAAGCTGGTCAACGTGTTGAAGATCGTCGAGCTGGAACCCAGCGCCGCGATCCAGCGCGAACTGGTCCTGGTGAAGGTCCGGGCCGACAACGAGACCCGCTCCCAGATCGTCGAGATCGTCCAGTTGTTCCGCGCCAAAACCGTGGACGTCGCACCCGAGGCCGTGACCATCGAGGCCACCGGGGGCAGCGACAAACTGGAGGCCATGCTCCGGATGCTGGAGCCGTTCGGCATCAAGGAACTGGTCCAGTCCGGCACGATCGCCATAGGGCGCGGTGCCCGGTCCATCACCGACCGGTCCCTGCGCGCCCTGGACCGTACGGCCTGA
- the ilvC gene encoding ketol-acid reductoisomerase: MAELFYDDDADLSIIQNRKVAVIGYGSQGHAHALSLRDSGVDVRVGLHEGSKSKAKAEEQGLRVVTPAEAAAEADVIMILVPDPIQGQVYEESIAPNLKDGDALFFGHGLNIRFGFIKPPAGVDVAMVAPKGPGHLVRRQYEEGRGVPCIAAVEQDATGKAFELALSYAKGIGGTRAGVIKTTFTEETETDLFGEQAVLCGGTAALVKAGFETLVEAGYQPEIAYFECLHELKLIVDLMYEGGLEKMRWSVSETAEWGDYVTGPRIITDQTKVEMKKVLTEIQDGTFAKNWMDEYHGGLKKYNEYKTQDENHLLETTGKELRKLMSWVDNDEA, from the coding sequence GTGGCCGAGCTGTTCTACGACGACGATGCCGACCTCTCCATCATCCAGAACCGCAAGGTCGCGGTCATCGGCTACGGCAGCCAGGGCCACGCCCACGCGCTGTCGCTCCGTGACTCGGGCGTCGACGTCCGGGTCGGTCTGCACGAGGGCTCCAAGTCCAAGGCCAAGGCCGAGGAGCAGGGTCTGCGCGTCGTGACGCCCGCCGAGGCCGCCGCCGAGGCCGACGTCATCATGATCCTGGTCCCGGACCCCATCCAGGGCCAGGTCTACGAGGAGTCCATCGCCCCGAACCTGAAGGACGGCGACGCCCTCTTCTTCGGCCACGGCCTGAACATCCGCTTCGGCTTCATCAAGCCCCCGGCCGGTGTCGACGTCGCCATGGTCGCCCCCAAGGGCCCGGGCCACCTGGTGCGCCGTCAGTACGAGGAGGGCCGCGGCGTTCCGTGTATCGCGGCCGTCGAGCAGGACGCCACCGGCAAGGCCTTCGAGCTGGCGCTGTCCTACGCCAAGGGCATCGGCGGCACCCGCGCCGGCGTCATCAAGACCACCTTCACCGAGGAGACGGAGACCGACCTCTTCGGCGAGCAGGCCGTGCTGTGCGGCGGTACCGCCGCGCTGGTCAAGGCGGGCTTCGAGACCCTCGTCGAGGCCGGTTACCAGCCGGAGATCGCCTACTTCGAGTGCCTCCACGAGCTGAAGCTCATCGTCGACCTGATGTACGAGGGCGGCCTGGAGAAGATGCGCTGGTCGGTCTCCGAGACCGCCGAGTGGGGCGACTACGTCACCGGCCCGCGGATCATCACCGACCAGACCAAGGTCGAGATGAAGAAGGTCCTCACCGAGATCCAGGACGGCACCTTCGCCAAGAACTGGATGGACGAGTACCACGGCGGTCTGAAGAAGTACAACGAGTACAAGACGCAGGACGAGAACCACCTGCTGGAGACCACCGGCAAGGAGCTGCGCAAGCTCATGAGCTGGGTCGACAACGACGAGGCCTGA
- the serA gene encoding phosphoglycerate dehydrogenase → MSAELARKPVVLIAEELSPATVDALGPDFEIRHCNGANRAELLPAIADVDAILVRSATKVDAEAIAAAKKLRVVARAGVGLDNVDVSAATKAGVMVVNAPTSNIVTAAELACGLLIATARNIPQANTALKNGEWKRSKYTGVELAEKTLGVVGLGRIGVLVAQRMSAFGMKIVAYDPYVQPARAAQMGVKLLSLDELLEVADFITVHLPKTPETLGLIGDEALHKVKPTVRIVNAARGGIVDEEALASALKEGRVAGAGLDVYAKEPCTDSPLFQFDQVVCTPHLGASTDEAQEKAGIAVARSVRLALAGELVPDAVNVQGGVIAQDVKPGLPLAERLGRIFTALAGEVAVRLDVEVYGEITQHDVKVLELSALKGVFEDVVDETVSYVNAPLFAQERGVEVRLTTSSESPDHRNVVTVRGTLSGGEEIAVSGTLAGPKNVQKIVAIGDHDVDLALADHMLVLRYEDRPGVVGTVGRILGEAGLNIAGMQVSRAEEGGEALVVLTVDDTVPQPVVTEIAEEIGAASARSVNLTD, encoded by the coding sequence GTGAGCGCTGAGCTTGCCCGTAAACCCGTCGTACTCATCGCCGAAGAGCTGTCGCCCGCCACCGTGGACGCGCTCGGTCCGGACTTCGAGATCCGTCACTGCAACGGCGCCAACCGCGCGGAGCTGCTGCCCGCGATCGCCGATGTGGACGCGATCCTGGTCCGCTCGGCGACCAAGGTCGACGCCGAGGCCATCGCCGCCGCGAAGAAGCTCAGGGTGGTCGCCCGGGCCGGGGTCGGCCTGGACAATGTGGACGTCTCCGCCGCCACCAAGGCCGGTGTCATGGTGGTGAACGCCCCCACCTCGAACATCGTCACCGCCGCCGAGCTGGCCTGCGGTCTGCTGATCGCCACCGCCCGCAATATCCCGCAGGCCAACACCGCCCTGAAGAACGGCGAGTGGAAGCGCTCCAAGTACACGGGCGTGGAGCTGGCGGAGAAGACCCTGGGCGTCGTCGGGCTCGGCCGGATCGGGGTCCTGGTGGCCCAGCGGATGTCCGCGTTCGGGATGAAGATCGTCGCGTACGACCCCTATGTCCAGCCCGCGCGAGCCGCCCAGATGGGCGTCAAGCTGCTCTCGCTGGACGAACTCCTTGAGGTCGCCGACTTCATCACCGTCCATCTGCCGAAGACCCCGGAGACCCTCGGGCTGATCGGTGACGAGGCGCTGCACAAGGTCAAGCCGACGGTCCGGATCGTGAACGCGGCGCGCGGCGGGATCGTCGACGAAGAGGCGCTGGCCTCGGCGCTCAAGGAGGGCCGGGTCGCGGGCGCGGGTCTGGACGTCTACGCGAAGGAGCCGTGCACGGACTCCCCGCTGTTCCAGTTCGACCAGGTCGTCTGCACCCCGCACCTGGGCGCGTCCACGGACGAGGCGCAGGAGAAGGCCGGTATCGCGGTGGCCCGTTCGGTGCGCCTCGCGCTCGCCGGTGAGCTGGTCCCGGACGCGGTCAACGTCCAGGGCGGGGTGATCGCCCAGGACGTCAAGCCGGGGCTGCCGCTGGCCGAGCGGCTCGGCCGGATCTTCACCGCGCTGGCGGGCGAGGTCGCGGTCCGGCTCGATGTCGAGGTGTACGGCGAGATCACCCAGCACGATGTCAAGGTGCTGGAGCTTTCCGCGCTCAAGGGCGTCTTCGAGGACGTCGTGGACGAGACGGTCTCGTATGTCAACGCGCCGCTGTTCGCGCAGGAGCGCGGGGTCGAGGTACGGCTGACCACCAGCTCGGAGTCCCCGGACCACCGCAATGTGGTCACCGTCCGCGGCACGCTGTCGGGCGGCGAGGAGATCGCGGTCTCCGGCACGCTGGCGGGCCCGAAGAACGTCCAGAAGATCGTCGCCATCGGTGACCACGATGTGGATCTGGCCCTCGCCGACCACATGCTGGTGCTGCGCTACGAGGACCGTCCGGGCGTCGTCGGCACGGTCGGCCGGATCCTGGGCGAGGCCGGGCTGAACATCGCCGGGATGCAGGTGTCGCGGGCCGAGGAGGGCGGCGAGGCGCTCGTCGTGCTCACGGTCGACGACACCGTGCCGCAGCCGGTCGTCACGGAGATCGCGGAGGAGATCGGCGCGGCTTCGGCGCGGTCGGTGAACCTCACCGACTGA
- a CDS encoding PucR family transcriptional regulator: MKGDYQDLVDEISALLAAPATLENRDFGLIAFGAHDSDSAFDETQLDPVRTRSILTRRSTPAVRAWFEGFGITRATGPVRIPAAPDAGVYRDRLCLPVRHRGVVLGYVWLLDTTPGPTEERLAAAMEVAGRIGTLLADEERADTDTARELRAALTAERGWQYDMAVAALRTALGGPDRGTDGAHAVVCVAPWTRPDTPSARSLPGVAALCTLTVPWVPAGPDAAPARRGSPPPAPSGDGPGEPSVPSSRVLAALVRLRSADATGPALAVAEQLIGDPGGPAAGVAAPRAGLGQLNTAWYEATAAARAAHAAPGAPRISEWAAIGPYRLLTALADGPAADDPAVRPLLAPAHRELARTAEVFLDCAGQASRTAAALGIHRQTLYYRLSRVEQLTGLDLGEGEDRLLLHMALKTARL, encoded by the coding sequence ATGAAGGGCGATTACCAGGACCTCGTCGATGAGATCTCGGCACTGCTGGCGGCCCCGGCCACGCTGGAGAACCGCGATTTCGGCCTGATCGCCTTCGGCGCCCACGACAGCGACAGCGCGTTCGACGAGACCCAGCTGGACCCGGTCCGCACCCGGTCGATCCTCACCCGCCGCTCGACCCCGGCGGTCCGGGCCTGGTTCGAGGGCTTCGGCATCACCCGGGCGACCGGCCCGGTCCGGATCCCCGCCGCCCCGGACGCGGGCGTCTACCGCGACCGGCTCTGCCTTCCCGTACGCCATCGGGGTGTCGTCCTCGGCTATGTCTGGCTGCTGGACACCACCCCCGGGCCGACCGAGGAGCGGCTGGCGGCGGCGATGGAGGTCGCGGGCCGGATCGGCACCCTGCTCGCCGACGAGGAGCGGGCCGATACCGATACGGCGCGGGAACTCCGGGCGGCGCTGACGGCCGAACGGGGCTGGCAGTACGACATGGCGGTCGCGGCGCTGCGGACGGCGCTGGGCGGGCCCGACCGCGGGACGGACGGTGCGCACGCGGTGGTGTGCGTGGCGCCGTGGACCCGGCCGGACACCCCGTCCGCCAGGTCGCTGCCGGGGGTGGCCGCCCTGTGCACCCTGACCGTCCCGTGGGTCCCGGCCGGCCCGGACGCCGCCCCCGCCCGCCGCGGTTCGCCGCCCCCGGCGCCGTCCGGCGACGGCCCCGGCGAACCGTCCGTACCCTCGTCCCGGGTCCTGGCGGCGCTGGTACGGCTGCGCTCCGCGGACGCCACCGGACCCGCCCTGGCCGTGGCGGAACAGCTCATCGGCGACCCGGGCGGGCCGGCCGCGGGGGTCGCCGCGCCGCGCGCCGGGCTCGGGCAGCTGAACACCGCCTGGTACGAGGCGACCGCGGCGGCCCGGGCCGCGCACGCCGCGCCCGGGGCGCCGCGGATCAGCGAGTGGGCTGCCATCGGCCCGTACCGCCTGCTCACGGCCTTGGCGGACGGGCCCGCCGCCGACGATCCCGCGGTCCGCCCCCTGCTGGCCCCGGCCCACCGGGAACTGGCCAGGACCGCCGAGGTGTTCCTGGACTGCGCGGGCCAGGCGAGCCGGACGGCCGCCGCACTGGGCATCCACCGTCAGACGCTGTACTACCGGCTGTCGCGGGTGGAGCAGCTCACCGGACTCGATCTGGGCGAAGGCGAGGACCGGCTGCTGCTGCACATGGCGCTGAAGACGGCCCGGCTGTAG
- a CDS encoding proline dehydrogenase family protein: protein MLGPVILAASRSDQMRRVISAAPVTKPVVNRFIAGENVNETVPVVRDTTARGLEVTLDVLGEDITDASEALRARDAYLELIEALAPLGLGERAEMSVKLSSFGQALPGGHDLALKNVTPVVEAAAEIGTTVTLDMEDHTTVDSTLAIHADLRERFPRTGAVVQSYLFRTEDDCRMLAEAGSRVRLVKGAYKEPASVAYQNKAEVDKAYIRCLRILMEGEGYPMIGSHDPRIISITQELARRAGRKLDDYEFQMLYGIREAEQARLAAEGHRMRVYIAYGTDWYGYFMRRLAERPANLAFFLRSLATRG from the coding sequence GTGCTGGGTCCCGTGATCCTCGCCGCGTCGCGCAGCGACCAGATGCGCCGCGTCATCTCGGCCGCTCCGGTCACCAAGCCGGTGGTGAACCGTTTCATCGCAGGCGAGAACGTGAATGAGACGGTTCCGGTCGTCCGGGACACCACCGCCCGTGGTCTGGAGGTCACCCTCGACGTCCTCGGTGAGGACATCACCGACGCGTCGGAGGCGCTGCGCGCCCGTGACGCCTATCTGGAGCTGATCGAGGCCCTCGCGCCGCTCGGTCTCGGCGAGCGCGCCGAGATGTCGGTGAAGCTGTCCTCCTTCGGTCAGGCGCTGCCCGGCGGCCACGATCTGGCGCTGAAGAACGTCACCCCGGTCGTCGAGGCCGCCGCCGAGATCGGCACCACGGTTACCCTCGACATGGAGGACCACACCACGGTCGACTCGACCCTGGCGATCCACGCCGATCTGCGTGAGCGCTTCCCCCGTACGGGCGCGGTCGTGCAGTCGTACCTCTTCCGCACCGAGGACGACTGCCGGATGCTCGCCGAGGCCGGCTCCCGGGTCCGGCTGGTCAAGGGCGCCTACAAGGAGCCCGCGTCCGTCGCGTACCAGAACAAGGCCGAGGTCGACAAGGCGTACATCCGCTGTCTGCGGATCCTGATGGAGGGCGAGGGCTACCCGATGATCGGGTCGCACGACCCGCGCATCATCTCCATCACCCAGGAGCTGGCCCGCCGGGCCGGCCGGAAGCTCGACGACTACGAGTTCCAGATGCTGTACGGCATCCGCGAGGCCGAGCAGGCGCGGCTGGCGGCCGAGGGCCACCGGATGCGTGTCTACATCGCGTACGGCACCGACTGGTACGGCTACTTCATGCGCCGGCTCGCCGAGCGCCCCGCCAACCTGGCGTTCTTCCTGCGCTCCCTCGCCACCCGCGGCTGA
- the pruA gene encoding L-glutamate gamma-semialdehyde dehydrogenase, whose product MDAVTQVPAPVNEPVHSYAPGSPERARLEAKLKELAENPIELPMTIGGERRMGGGERVDVVQPHNHRAVIGTFAGATEQDAQDAVDAALAAAPAWRAMSFDDRAAIILRAAELLAGPWRETLAASTMLGQSKTAQQAEIDTPCELVDFWRFNVAYARDLLAEQPPANSPGVWNRLDHRPLEGFVYAITPFNFTAIAGNLPTAPALMGNVVVWKPSPTQTHSAVLLMRLLEEAGLPKGVINLVTGDGIAVSEVALNHPALAGIHFTGSTRTFQHLWKTVGGNIEKYRSYPRIVGETGGKDFVVAHPSADRAVLKTALTRGSFEFQGQKCSATSRAYIPASIWNSGFKEEFAAEVDGIAMGDVTDLSNFIGAVIDDRSFAKNKAAIDRAKADPTCEIVAGGSYDDSVGYFVRPTVIVCTDPGNEVFTDEYFGPILAVYVYEDESPEGYDAMLDQMESVSAYALTGSVIANDRAAAAHTMEKLRYAAGNFYINDKSTGAVVGQQPFGGGRASGTNDKAGAPQNLMRWTLTRAIKETLVAPVEYGYPHMG is encoded by the coding sequence ATGGACGCTGTCACCCAGGTCCCCGCGCCGGTCAACGAGCCGGTCCACTCCTACGCGCCCGGCAGCCCGGAGCGCGCCCGCCTGGAGGCGAAGCTCAAGGAGCTGGCCGAGAACCCGATCGAGCTGCCGATGACCATCGGCGGCGAGCGCCGGATGGGCGGCGGCGAGCGGGTCGACGTCGTGCAGCCGCACAACCACCGGGCCGTCATCGGCACCTTCGCCGGGGCCACCGAGCAGGACGCCCAGGACGCCGTGGACGCGGCCCTGGCCGCCGCCCCGGCCTGGCGCGCGATGTCCTTCGACGACCGTGCCGCGATCATCCTGCGCGCGGCGGAGCTGCTGGCCGGGCCGTGGCGCGAGACGCTGGCCGCCTCCACCATGCTGGGCCAGTCCAAGACCGCGCAGCAGGCCGAGATCGACACGCCCTGTGAGCTGGTCGACTTCTGGCGGTTCAATGTCGCCTACGCCCGTGATCTGCTCGCCGAGCAGCCCCCGGCGAACTCCCCGGGCGTCTGGAACCGGCTGGACCACCGTCCGCTGGAGGGCTTCGTCTACGCGATCACGCCCTTCAACTTCACCGCCATCGCGGGCAACCTGCCCACCGCGCCCGCCCTCATGGGCAATGTGGTGGTCTGGAAGCCGTCCCCGACCCAGACCCACTCCGCGGTGCTGCTGATGCGGCTGCTGGAGGAGGCCGGGCTGCCGAAGGGCGTCATCAACCTGGTCACCGGTGACGGCATCGCCGTCTCCGAGGTGGCGCTGAACCACCCCGCGCTGGCCGGTATCCACTTCACCGGTTCGACCCGCACCTTCCAGCACCTGTGGAAGACGGTCGGCGGCAATATCGAGAAGTACCGCTCCTACCCGCGGATCGTCGGTGAGACGGGCGGCAAGGACTTCGTCGTCGCCCACCCGAGCGCCGACCGCGCGGTCCTGAAGACCGCGCTGACCCGTGGCTCCTTCGAGTTCCAGGGCCAGAAGTGCTCGGCGACCTCCCGCGCCTACATCCCCGCGTCGATCTGGAACTCCGGCTTCAAGGAGGAGTTCGCGGCCGAGGTCGACGGGATCGCCATGGGTGATGTCACGGACCTGTCGAACTTCATCGGCGCTGTGATCGACGACCGTTCCTTCGCGAAGAACAAGGCCGCGATCGACCGCGCCAAGGCGGACCCGACCTGCGAGATCGTCGCCGGTGGCAGCTACGACGACTCGGTCGGCTACTTCGTCCGCCCGACCGTGATCGTCTGCACCGACCCGGGCAACGAGGTCTTCACGGACGAGTACTTCGGCCCGATCCTCGCCGTGTACGTCTACGAGGACGAGTCGCCCGAGGGCTACGACGCGATGCTGGACCAGATGGAGTCGGTGTCCGCTTACGCCCTGACCGGTTCGGTCATCGCGAACGACCGTGCCGCCGCCGCGCACACGATGGAGAAGCTGCGGTACGCCGCGGGCAACTTCTACATCAACGACAAGTCGACCGGCGCCGTCGTCGGCCAGCAGCCCTTCGGCGGCGGCCGTGCCTCGGGCACGAACGACAAGGCGGGCGCGCCGCAGAACCTGATGCGCTGGACGCTGACCCGCGCCATCAAGGAGACGCTGGTGGCGCCGGTCGAGTACGGCTACCCGCATATGGGCTGA
- a CDS encoding type II toxin-antitoxin system Phd/YefM family antitoxin, giving the protein MSDTVPITEARARFGSLVRRASHARERITITDHGQPAAVLINPQELAELEDALALARYQERKISGATAPVPHNEVRARLGLDLV; this is encoded by the coding sequence ATGAGTGACACTGTGCCGATCACCGAAGCGCGTGCCAGATTCGGGTCGCTGGTTCGTCGTGCCTCCCATGCTCGCGAGCGCATCACCATCACCGACCACGGACAGCCGGCGGCCGTGCTGATCAACCCGCAGGAGCTGGCCGAGCTGGAGGACGCCCTGGCCTTGGCCCGGTACCAGGAACGGAAGATCTCCGGGGCCACGGCGCCGGTCCCGCATAACGAGGTGAGGGCCCGCCTCGGACTGGATCTCGTGTGA
- a CDS encoding type II toxin-antitoxin system RelE family toxin gives MTYAIVWDEAAIDSAARFLKDDPDGLRQLMDAVDLLAGQPRPEGTQEYGSPDLRRMHVGRYRVLYEITDATVTIVVIHLGRLG, from the coding sequence GTGACTTATGCGATCGTCTGGGACGAAGCCGCGATCGACTCGGCGGCTCGATTCCTGAAGGACGACCCCGACGGGCTGCGGCAACTGATGGACGCGGTCGACCTTCTTGCCGGGCAGCCCCGCCCGGAGGGCACTCAGGAGTACGGTTCGCCCGACCTGCGTCGGATGCATGTGGGTCGATACCGGGTTTTGTACGAGATCACCGACGCCACCGTCACCATTGTGGTCATCCACCTCGGCCGACTTGGCTGA
- a CDS encoding ArsR/SmtB family transcription factor yields MSEVLSALADPMRRRILDALADHGSATATVLAAELPVSRQAIVKHLGILDRAGLVGARRAGRETRFTVRPDRLTTAARWMTRVASDWDSRLDAIKHLAEAPGPD; encoded by the coding sequence ATGTCCGAGGTGCTGTCCGCGCTGGCGGACCCCATGCGCCGCCGGATACTGGACGCCCTCGCCGACCACGGCAGCGCGACCGCCACCGTCCTCGCCGCCGAACTGCCCGTCAGCCGTCAGGCGATCGTGAAACACCTCGGCATCCTCGACCGCGCCGGCCTGGTCGGCGCCCGGCGCGCCGGCCGGGAAACCCGTTTCACGGTCCGCCCCGACCGCCTGACGACGGCGGCCCGCTGGATGACCCGGGTCGCGTCCGACTGGGACTCCCGCCTCGACGCGATCAAACACCTCGCGGAAGCCCCCGGCCCGGACTGA
- a CDS encoding SRPBCC family protein translates to MSENTTAAPERDRIEKEIDIAAPPERVWSVLTEPEHVGAWFGQGEPTPVDLRPGGTMFLDHGEHGQFPTTIVTVEPPRRFAYRWASAYPGEQAGEGNSTLVEFTLTPVGDGTRLRVVETGFGTLSIPEERRATASYEAHEGGWAGQVVNIKNYAETGKGEGVAGGDCGGAGTDG, encoded by the coding sequence ATGAGCGAGAACACCACCGCGGCTCCGGAGCGGGACCGCATCGAGAAGGAGATCGACATCGCGGCGCCGCCGGAGCGGGTCTGGTCGGTGCTCACCGAGCCCGAGCACGTCGGGGCATGGTTCGGACAGGGCGAGCCGACCCCGGTGGATCTGCGTCCCGGGGGCACGATGTTCCTCGACCACGGCGAGCACGGACAGTTCCCGACCACCATCGTGACCGTGGAGCCGCCGCGCAGGTTCGCCTACCGCTGGGCGTCCGCTTACCCCGGTGAGCAGGCCGGAGAGGGCAATTCGACGCTCGTCGAGTTCACCCTCACCCCGGTCGGCGACGGCACCCGGCTGCGGGTCGTCGAGACCGGCTTCGGCACGCTGTCGATCCCCGAGGAGCGCCGGGCCACGGCCTCGTACGAGGCCCACGAAGGCGGCTGGGCCGGCCAGGTCGTCAATATCAAGAACTACGCCGAGACCGGGAAGGGCGAGGGCGTGGCCGGGGGCGACTGCGGGGGCGCCGGAACGGACGGGTGA
- a CDS encoding phosphatidate cytidylyltransferase, with translation MSGTLVAGEAVGRAIPLVAGALGASGLAVAALPARIRMRAELRRRWRTWAIAAPVFLGALFLGAGGAFALAAGLGVIAVAEYVRLAGLPRADQAVLTAAAVALPGLAWLAPVAPDPRTAGLLLLAAALPSLLSGDGASGFTRTARTVFGLLWIPLPLTGLVTLGETAVAVGLAVALGDVGAWCGGTALGRRGPLARPLSPLSPNKTWAGVAGAALATGAVLLAVGAYSPALWAAVLAGCVLGDLLESMVKREAGVKDAGAWLPGFGGLLDRIDSLLPALLLAAVVTA, from the coding sequence ATGAGCGGAACGCTGGTGGCGGGCGAGGCCGTCGGGCGGGCGATACCGCTGGTCGCGGGGGCGCTGGGGGCGAGCGGACTGGCGGTCGCCGCGCTGCCCGCGCGGATCCGGATGCGCGCCGAACTGCGCCGCCGCTGGCGGACCTGGGCGATCGCGGCACCGGTCTTCCTGGGGGCGCTGTTCCTGGGCGCGGGCGGGGCGTTCGCGCTGGCCGCCGGGCTCGGGGTGATCGCGGTGGCCGAATATGTACGCCTCGCGGGGCTGCCGCGGGCCGATCAGGCGGTGCTGACGGCCGCGGCGGTGGCGCTGCCGGGGCTGGCCTGGCTGGCGCCGGTGGCTCCGGACCCGCGGACGGCCGGGCTGCTGCTGCTCGCGGCGGCGCTGCCGTCACTGCTGTCGGGTGACGGCGCCTCGGGGTTCACCCGGACCGCCCGGACCGTCTTCGGCCTGCTGTGGATCCCGCTTCCGCTCACCGGTCTGGTGACGCTCGGGGAGACCGCGGTCGCGGTCGGTCTGGCGGTGGCCCTCGGCGATGTCGGGGCGTGGTGCGGCGGTACGGCGCTGGGGCGGCGCGGCCCCCTGGCCCGGCCGCTGTCGCCGCTCTCCCCGAACAAGACCTGGGCCGGGGTGGCCGGTGCCGCGCTCGCCACCGGGGCTGTCCTGCTCGCGGTCGGGGCGTACTCCCCGGCGCTGTGGGCGGCGGTACTGGCCGGCTGCGTCCTGGGCGATCTGCTGGAGTCGATGGTCAAACGGGAGGCGGGCGTCAAGGACGCGGGCGCCTGGCTCCCCGGCTTCGGCGGACTGCTGGACCGGATCGACTCGCTGCTGCCCGCGCTGCTGCTGGCCGCGGTGGTGACGGCATGA
- a CDS encoding CDP-alcohol phosphatidyltransferase family protein: MNGLYALKPWYASRLAGVRGVLVRRGISPDALTAAGVVCAAGAAAALALLPAPLAALPVAVLLAARLACANLDGAVARDTGRTGPRGALNNELGDRAADLLMLAGFLTLAPLWLVAVAGLAATLPSWVSLAGAAAGAPRLNGGPVGKTERCLLAVVAAAGGWAVPVLAVLAAGSALTALLRLARLRTELAR; encoded by the coding sequence ATGAACGGCCTCTACGCTCTCAAGCCCTGGTACGCGTCCCGGCTCGCCGGGGTCCGCGGCGTGCTGGTCCGGCGCGGAATCTCCCCCGACGCCCTCACCGCGGCCGGTGTGGTGTGCGCGGCCGGTGCCGCGGCCGCCCTGGCCCTGCTGCCGGCGCCGCTCGCCGCACTGCCGGTCGCGGTTCTGCTCGCGGCCCGGCTGGCCTGCGCCAATCTCGACGGGGCCGTCGCCCGGGACACCGGCCGCACCGGCCCGCGCGGTGCGCTCAACAACGAGCTGGGCGACCGGGCGGCGGATCTGCTGATGCTGGCCGGGTTTCTGACGCTCGCCCCACTGTGGCTGGTGGCCGTCGCCGGGCTCGCCGCGACGCTGCCGTCGTGGGTGTCGCTGGCGGGCGCGGCGGCCGGGGCCCCGCGGCTCAACGGCGGACCGGTCGGCAAGACGGAGCGCTGTCTGCTGGCGGTCGTGGCGGCGGCCGGCGGCTGGGCCGTACCGGTCCTGGCGGTTCTCGCCGCGGGCTCGGCGCTGACCGCCCTGCTGCGGCTGGCCCGGCTCCGGACGGAGCTCGCCCGATGA
- a CDS encoding GNAT family N-acetyltransferase, with amino-acid sequence MSTTPPAAPATPPAIVHTWQLAPAELAEIRALLHDAFEGDFSDEDFEHGLGGLHALVRDPGGRLAAHGSVVMRRVGHGGRWYRVGYVESVGVHADFRRRGLGGTVLAALEQIVDRAYDFGALSASDEGEKLYRARGWRPWRGRIEAMGPEGLVRLPDEEGSTYVRGGSGGIPAPEDALAFDWRNGDIL; translated from the coding sequence ATGTCCACCACGCCTCCCGCCGCCCCCGCGACGCCTCCCGCCATCGTGCACACCTGGCAGCTCGCCCCCGCCGAACTCGCCGAGATCCGCGCACTGCTGCACGATGCTTTCGAAGGGGACTTCTCCGACGAGGACTTCGAGCACGGTCTCGGCGGACTGCACGCCCTGGTCCGCGATCCCGGCGGACGGCTCGCGGCCCACGGCTCCGTGGTCATGCGACGGGTGGGGCACGGCGGGCGCTGGTACCGCGTCGGATATGTGGAGAGCGTCGGCGTCCACGCCGACTTCCGCCGCCGGGGGCTCGGCGGGACGGTACTGGCCGCCCTCGAACAGATCGTGGACCGGGCCTATGACTTCGGTGCGCTCTCCGCGTCCGACGAGGGTGAGAAGCTCTACCGCGCACGCGGCTGGCGGCCGTGGCGCGGTCGGATCGAAGCGATGGGTCCGGAGGGTCTGGTCCGGCTGCCCGACGAGGAGGGGTCCACCTATGTCCGGGGCGGTTCGGGCGGGATCCCGGCACCGGAGGACGCACTGGCCTTCGACTGGCGGAACGGCGACATTCTCTGA